One Catenulispora sp. MAP5-51 DNA segment encodes these proteins:
- a CDS encoding pyridoxal-phosphate dependent enzyme, translating into MHEPGPEDLTKAADRLAGVVRPLTVLRADAATVPGARVHLALEFLQHTGSFKARAAANLVAALLEDGSMPAAGLVTSTGRNADLGAAWAAQRYGVPLRSYLGENAAPSMAARLRAHGADVRIVGASQTDAQRIAADYITESGAVDAYTHDERLTSAGAGTTGLELIETLPDLDTIVVAVGAGGMFSGIAASVQPHGLLIVGAEPEGSQALRAALDAHEVRDVDVDSIAADSLGAPRISAAALN; encoded by the coding sequence ATGCACGAACCAGGACCCGAGGACCTCACGAAGGCGGCCGATCGGCTGGCCGGCGTCGTCAGGCCCCTGACCGTCCTGCGCGCCGACGCCGCGACGGTGCCGGGGGCGCGCGTGCACCTGGCGCTGGAGTTCCTGCAGCACACGGGTTCCTTCAAGGCGCGGGCCGCCGCCAACCTCGTGGCCGCGCTGCTGGAGGACGGATCCATGCCGGCCGCCGGCCTGGTGACCTCCACCGGCCGCAACGCCGACCTCGGCGCCGCGTGGGCCGCACAGCGGTACGGGGTTCCGCTCCGGTCCTACCTCGGCGAGAACGCCGCGCCGTCGATGGCCGCGCGACTGCGCGCCCACGGTGCGGACGTGCGGATCGTCGGTGCCTCACAGACCGACGCGCAGCGGATCGCGGCGGACTACATCACCGAATCCGGGGCCGTCGACGCCTACACCCACGACGAGCGCCTGACCTCGGCCGGCGCCGGCACCACCGGTCTGGAGCTGATCGAGACGCTCCCGGACCTGGACACCATCGTGGTCGCCGTCGGGGCCGGCGGGATGTTCTCCGGGATCGCCGCGTCCGTCCAGCCGCACGGCCTCCTCATCGTCGGCGCCGAGCCCGAGGGCAGCCAGGCCTTGCGGGCCGCACTGGACGCGCACGAGGTCCGCGACGTCGACGTCGACTCGATAGCGGCCGACTCCCTCGGCGCGCCACGGATCTCGGCGGCCGCGCTGAACTAG